From Nymphalis io chromosome 12, ilAglIoxx1.1, whole genome shotgun sequence, a single genomic window includes:
- the LOC126772473 gene encoding toll-like receptor 6: MPIKQTFVNRLQRRNFNYLIVYVLLYCYVIEGSNAAETPHECAYRTSKTETSEDAVLFCKIRTISSLDHLLQNISRTHNEDVISLHVQCSEILFFESTLAAQTERGPGKHSNLGKLKDLVVDKCKIRQIPAHAFENFKDLKSLHVTTHNSEWSAMTMELHENAFSGLSELIELDLSDNNIWSTKTDTFCSLYSLKTLNLTRNHLQNIKTIGFSDSTREQNLSIKSCNLVLEALDMSHNDLIVITENSLSKLRSLSKLFLQNNAISTLEDGSLEGLISLQVFNLSSNFISSVPPDIFSDTILLTDIILSNNTINVLPPGLFRGLEQLQVLDLSRNELTSQWINKGTFVGLLRMVILNISFNRLSRIDRYMFQDLYSLQKLNLDHNEITSIDEHAFEELRNLHSLTLSNNKLIHIHTHIFNDLHVLHELFLDNNKIKHIDENAFDNMTTIGDLGLNDNFLSSIPPSIRKLRSLRSLDIGNNNITHLSRENFHGLSELFGLRLVDNKVTHLNEDTFEHLPQLQVLNLASNKINLVSPGCFRKNINLKLLRMDGNDITKFDGIFSTLNNLVWLNMSANKISSFDFDTFPSSLEWLDLHMNYISTFHNNDMNSKVNIKLLDLSYNNITELIVSSIPKSVQKLYLNNNYISHIQVGVFSKLQRLSTVTLNNNKIVQLDMNAFRLDQIDEDNDLPEFFISGNPFVCDCSMEWIQRINYLSHSRQYPRVLDLDKAFCSLVHSRAKEKKMIIDMSPSDFLCPYESHCFALCHCCDFVACDCEMICPNNCRCYHDITWNANVVDCSNAGYTEVPDRIPMDATEIYLDGNDISYLGNHVFIGKKKLQVLYLNNTKLKEVNNQTFKGVDSLRVLHLENNKLVELKGDEFVHLNNLNELYLDHNAIVHVANNTFSSLKSLSVLRIDDNKLVNFFPWKLLASSSKSLAHVSIEGNQYSCDCKSIAELDTWLRRDPGDPEKMLCTDTEGKPTKITIASVLSHCKEYLGSISDPSVSKNEIIPKSYFLPDNFFAVICGVIIIVIVICLIGAIFYAFRYDVSDWLYTNYGVPLFKEQSCPNVDHVLDGNPNHVHDYYVICNTKDTQFIYHNIMSEIEFRKMSSKKFAMNESSLNILTLDSFSKSSKLSKRLLIVLTTNFICNDLCDFHFKNIFYSYLKSLNRSDLNKVIFIKLVDNNQINDELCFVLDKFKNISWNDPRFWERFVSLLNSTDTIITVKNTEKSVFKKSLRQTPTLRYTTMPVTNDTCSKQNFSNSLQYCKRNDGEASQIESSPSSDNTYGEGNNSNNSYMSIDNRACPRFNYDLRRSPSSGHVYSRVEDISPTVPRSNTNAASKGRTYFV, encoded by the coding sequence ATGCCAATAAAACAAACTTTCGTTAATAGACTTCAGCGccgaaattttaattacttaattgtgTATGTGTTGTTATACTGTTATGTTATCGAAGGCAGCAACGCGGCTGAAACGCCGCACGAGTGCGCATACCGGACATCCAAGACGGAAACGTCGGAGGACGCAGTGCTTTTTTGCAAAATACGAACAATCAGCAGTTTGGATCACCTGTTACAAAACATTAGTCGGACACACAACGAGGACGTAATATCATTGCACGTCCAGTGCAGTGAGATTCTATTTTTTGAAAGTACGCTTGCAGCGCAAACGGAGAGGGGCCCTGGGAAACATTCAAACCTAGGGAAGCTGAAAGATCTTGTCGTTGACAAATGCAAGATACGTCAGATACCAGCACATGCATTTGAAAATTTCAAAGACCTTAAATCTCTGCACGTGACGACGCACAACAGTGAATGGTCTGCAATGACTATGGAATTACATGAAAACGCTTTTTCGGGCTTAAGTGAGTTAATCGAGTTAGATTtaagtgataataatatttggaGCACAAAAACTGATACGTTTTGCTCTTTGTACagcttaaaaactttaaatttaacacgaaatcatttgcaaaatataaaaactataggATTCTCGGATTCGACACGTGAGcaaaatttaagtataaaaagttGTAATTTAGTTTTAGAAGCTCTCGATATGTCTCACAACGATTTGATTGTAATAACAGAAAATAGCTTATCGAAATTACGCTCACTGTCGAaactatttttacaaaataatgcaATATCTACACTTGAAGATGGTTCCTTAGAGGGTCTTATAAGCttacaagtatttaatttatctagtaattttataagtagTGTACCACCTGACATTTTCTCTGACACGATATTGCTTACAGATATTATCTTAagcaacaatacaataaatgttttgCCGCCTGGTCTTTTTCGGGGATTGGAACAACTCCAAGTATTAGACCTATCTCGTAACGAACTAACTAGTCAATGGATAAACAAAGGCACATTTGTAGGATTACTACGTATggttatattaaacatttcgtTTAACAGACTTAGTAGAATAGATAGATATATGTTTCAGGACTTGTATAGCTTACAGAAATTGAATTTAGATCATAATGAGATAACATCCATTGATGAGCATGCTTTTGAAGAACTAAGAAACTTACATTCCCTCACATTATCAAACAATAAACTAATACACATTCACAcccatatttttaatgacttacATGTATTGCATGAATTGTTTttagacaataataaaattaaacatatagaCGAAAATGCTTTTGACAATATGACAACAATCGGGGATTTAGGCTTAAATGATAATTTCTTATCATCAATTCCACCTTCAATTCGTAAATTACGATCCCTCAGATCCTTGGACATagggaataataatataacccaTTTAAGCCGGGAAAACTTTCATGGTCTGTCAGAACTTTTTGGTTTGCGTCTTGTAGATAACAAAGTTACTCATTTAAACGAAGATACTTTTGAACATTTGCCTCAGTTACAGGTGCTTAATTTGgcatctaataaaataaatctcgtCTCACCGGGTTGCTTtcggaaaaatattaatttaaaattattacgtaTGGATGGAAATGATATAACGAAGTTTGATGGAATATTTTCTACGCTAAACAACTTAGTGTGGTTAAATATGTCGGCAAATAAAATTTCGTCTTTTGACTTTGATACTTTTCCTAGTAGCCTAGAATGGTTGGATTtgcatatgaattatataagcaCTTTTCACAATAACGATATGAATTCGAAGGTCAATATTAAGTTATTGGATCttagttacaataatattactgaATTAATTGTCTCTTCTATTCCAAAATCtgtacaaaaactttatttgaataataattacataagtcACATACAAGTTGGTGTGTTTTCGAAGTTACAAAGATTATCAACTGTGacattaaataacaacaaaatagtACAACTTGACATGAACGCGTTCAGGTTAGATCAAATAGATGAAGATAACGATTTGCCCGAGTTCTTTATAAGCGGAAACCCATTTGTTTGTGACTGTTCAATGGAATGGATTCAACGAATCAATTATTTAAGCCACAGCCGACAATACCCGCGTGTGTTAGATCTCGATAAAGCTTTTTGTTCATTGGTTCACTCTCGagcaaaagagaaaaaaatgataatagatATGTCACCTTCCGATTTTCTATGTCCTTATGAAAGCCATTGTTTTGCTCTTTGTCATTGCTGTGATTTCGTTGCTTGTGATTGTGAAATGATCTGTCCAAATAACTGTAGATGTTATCACGATATAACTTGGAACGCAAATGTTGTTGACTGCTCGAACGCCGGCTACACAGAAGTGCCGGACAGAATTCCAATGGATGCGACTGAAATATATTTAGACGGTAATGATATTAGTTATCTGGGAAATCACGTATTTATCGGAAAAAAGAAATTACAGGTTTTATACCTCAATAATACTAAGCTAAAAGAAGTGAATAATCAAACATTTAAAGGCGTTGATTCTTTGAGAGTATTGCAtttggaaaataataaattagttgaaTTAAAGGGAGACGAATTCGTtcatcttaataatttaaacgagCTTTATTTAGACCATAATGCAATTGTTCACGttgcaaataatacattttcgTCATTGAAATCGCTTTCGGTCTTAAGAATAGACGATAATAAACTTGTTAACTTTTTCCCCTGGAAGTTGTTAGCGTCATCTTCAAAAAGTTTAGCACACGTTTCAATAGAGGGTAATCAGTATTCTTGTGATTGTAAAAGTATAGCAGAGTTAGATACGTGGCTTCGAAGAGATCCCGGTGATCCCGAAAAAATGTTGTGTACCGATACTGAAGGCAAGCCGACTAAAATAACAATTGCCTCAGTTTTAAGCCATTGTAAGGAATATTTGGGATCTATTAGTGATCCATCAGTTTCCAAGAATGAAATTATTCCGAAATCTTATTTTCTTCCTGATAATTTTTTTGCAGTTATATGTGgagttattattatagtaattgttATTTGTCTCATCGGAGCCATATTTTATGCCTTCAGATATGACGTCAGTGATTGGTTGTATACTAATTACGGCGTGCCTTTATTTAAAGAACAGTCTTGTCCGAATGTCGATCACGTATTGGATGGAAATCCAAATCACGTGCACGATTACTATGTGATATGCAATACCAAAGATACCCAAttcatttatcataatataatgtcAGAGATAGAATTTAGAAAAATGTCCTCAAAGAAATTTGCAATGAACGAATCATCTCTTAATATACTTACATTAGATAGTTTTTCAAAGTCTTCTAAATTGTCTAAACGTCTATTAATCGTTTTAACAacgaattttatttgtaacgatCTATGTGACTTTCatttcaaaaacatattttatagctaTTTAAAGTCATTGAATCGTAGCgatttgaataaagtaatattcATTAAGTTAGTAGATAACAACCAAATAAACGATGAACTTTGTTTTGtattagataaatttaaaaatatatcgtggAACGATCCACGTTTCTGGGAAAGATTCGTCTCTTTACTTAATTCAACTGACACTATTATCACAGTAAAGAACACCGAGAAGAGCGTATTCAAGAAGTCATTACGTCAGACGCCGACATTGAGATACACAACAATGCCAGTCACAAACGATACTTGCTCAAAGCAGAATTTTTCAAATTCTCTGCAATATTGCAAGAGAAATGACGGTGAGGCATCTCAGATTGAAAGCTCTCCTTCGTCCGACAACACGTATGGGGAAGGGAACAATTCGAACAATAGCTACATGTCGATTGACAACAGAGCATGTCCCCGGTTTAATTATGACCTTAGGCGTTCCCCAAGCAGTGGTCACGTATATTCGAGGGTAGAAGATATATCTCCTACAGTACCACGTTCTAATACGAACGCTGCTTCAAAAGGTCGCACTTACTTTGTCTGA